In Glycine max cultivar Williams 82 chromosome 10, Glycine_max_v4.0, whole genome shotgun sequence, the DNA window AGAACGTCGGCAGCTCCGATCCGTCGCCGAAATTCACCAGATCGTTCCACAGGAGCCGGCACGGCACGACGTGGCGCCGAAAGAACGAAGGATACTCACCGAAATCGCCGATGCGGCTCATCACCGTGTCGTCCGTCGGAGCGAACACCGTGATCCCGCTCTGATCCGCCACGCCGGAGAGCTGCATCCCGAGAAACGAAGCCATGGCGGAGTATCCCCCGGTTTTTAGGGTTTGGATGGCTTGATCGAAGGAATCGGAGGCACTCGCGGTGTGGTTCTTCGCGGAACAAGAGGTATCGGAATTATCACTAGGTCTTTGACTGTTGAACTGAAAGGTAGGGTCAAAGAACCTATCGATTCCGTAGACTAAGAGAATACCGTCGTCGTAGATGGGAGATCCGGTGAGCTTGATGTTGTTGAACGAGGTTACGCGATCGGAGGAGGAAGTGGTGACGGTGAGAGTCTGGCCGGGGAGCATCGTCGGGATTTTGGAGCCGGCGGTGAGGAGACGGAGGCTCGCCGGCGGGAGAGGGAGCGGGGAAAGGTGGAAGCGGAGGAGATCGAGGGAGGGCTGGCCGGATTTCTTGAAGGCGGAATCGGAGGGGGCGAAGACGGTGGCGGAAGGGGACTGCTCAAGAAGGGTTTCGGCGACGATTTCG includes these proteins:
- the LOC100814995 gene encoding putative fasciclin-like arabinogalactan protein 20, producing MAYSVPLLLLILPFIFFSFGRALPREAIFDAADVLSDSGYVSMALTLEIVAETLLEQSPSATVFAPSDSAFKKSGQPSLDLLRFHLSPLPLPPASLRLLTAGSKIPTMLPGQTLTVTTSSSDRVTSFNNIKLTGSPIYDDGILLVYGIDRFFDPTFQFNSQRPSDNSDTSCSAKNHTASASDSFDQAIQTLKTGGYSAMASFLGMQLSGVADQSGITVFAPTDDTVMSRIGDFGEYPSFFRRHVVPCRLLWNDLVNFGDGSELPTFLDGFAINITRSDGVLILNGVPVFFPDVFFNDRVVVHGVSDVLAAQDSAIKDNALRIDDDDDDDDEILFDPSEF